One Microbacter margulisiae genomic window carries:
- a CDS encoding TolC family protein, whose amino-acid sequence MQSKIKTIVIVLLLSFAIKGQAQTISQPIMQADTIHLTLDSIETIFLHKNLLLLAQHYNISAHQALVLQAKMFPNPTININTPIYETDTKQFFPFGSTGELSGGISQIILLANKHNKQIRIAETNTALAKYQFYDLLRTLNHTLRVDFFNLHYLMESAQVYTTEINALQKLSQAFNEQKRRGYVSEKEAIRIQAQLYSLENEYNDLHNQFLDLQSELQVMLQLKNNVIILPTVNKRGIIRLNPFQYSASVLIDSAYASRPDLKIAKLNVVLSNQNYDLQKAMAVPDITLQFGYDQQGSYIHNLTTVGISMDLPFLDRNQGNIKSAKALIGYNQLSYDDMRLSVQAEIYNALQKAIGEYQLIEQRDKTFDQNFSQLLTGILQNYQKRNISLLDFLDFYDSYKENAIEYNALKFNLVNACEDLNFYTGNTFFNK is encoded by the coding sequence ATGCAATCCAAGATAAAAACAATCGTGATTGTTTTGCTCCTCTCTTTTGCGATAAAAGGGCAGGCACAAACCATATCACAACCCATCATGCAGGCAGATACAATCCATTTGACGCTTGACAGCATCGAAACGATATTCCTGCATAAAAACCTTTTGCTGCTGGCACAACACTATAATATTTCTGCTCACCAGGCTTTAGTGTTGCAGGCAAAAATGTTTCCCAATCCTACGATCAACATCAATACGCCCATATACGAAACAGACACAAAACAGTTTTTCCCTTTTGGGAGTACCGGCGAACTCTCCGGCGGAATATCCCAGATCATTTTGTTGGCTAACAAGCACAATAAGCAAATCCGAATAGCAGAAACCAACACAGCACTGGCAAAATACCAGTTCTATGATTTGCTGCGAACGCTCAACCACACACTAAGGGTAGACTTTTTTAATTTACACTATTTGATGGAGTCGGCACAGGTTTATACTACGGAGATCAATGCCCTGCAAAAGTTATCACAGGCATTTAACGAACAAAAACGCAGGGGATATGTATCTGAAAAGGAGGCAATCCGTATTCAGGCTCAGCTATACAGTCTTGAAAATGAATATAATGATCTGCACAATCAGTTTCTTGATCTTCAAAGCGAATTGCAGGTGATGTTGCAACTGAAGAACAATGTGATTATTCTCCCGACAGTCAATAAGAGAGGGATTATCCGGTTAAATCCGTTTCAATATTCGGCTTCCGTGCTGATTGATTCGGCTTATGCCTCGCGTCCCGATCTGAAAATCGCAAAGCTGAATGTTGTACTCAGTAACCAGAATTATGATTTGCAAAAAGCCATGGCAGTGCCCGATATCACGTTGCAATTCGGATATGACCAGCAAGGCAGTTACATTCACAATCTGACAACGGTGGGCATCAGCATGGATCTTCCATTTCTCGACCGGAATCAGGGAAATATTAAATCCGCGAAAGCTTTAATCGGATATAATCAGCTTTCCTATGATGACATGAGGCTAAGCGTTCAGGCGGAAATATACAACGCCCTGCAAAAAGCAATTGGAGAATATCAACTCATTGAGCAACGGGACAAGACATTTGATCAAAATTTCAGCCAGTTATTGACAGGCATTTTACAGAACTACCAAAAGCGGAATATTTCATTGCTGGATTTCCTTGACTTTTACGATTCATACAAGGAAAATGCCATCGAATATAACGCACTGAAGTTTAACCTCGTCAATGCATGCGAAGACTTGAATTTTTATACAGGCAATACTTTTTTCAACAAATAA
- a CDS encoding efflux RND transporter periplasmic adaptor subunit, with the protein MKSIQFISYPAFIMIILVVLLGQSCKSHPVATDTSAYILPDSIAKILKYDTIKDCPLVRTISLSGKVSFNEDNVVKVYSVVSGNCENIRVMLGDYVHAGEMLGKIKSSEMAGFRNDLNNAKTNMQVAKENLDATQGMYKSGLASRKDIIIAQAAYAQAGSELNHARSVLSINGGNMNNDYIIRSPIDGFIVEKNITNDMAIRADDNTNLFTISDLKNVWIIANVYESNISQIHLNDSVRITTLAYPDKVFKGTINKIMNVLDPTNKVMKIIIKLPNPGYLLKPEMFANVVVINHEQQEALCVSSSTIVFDHSQNYVLVYHNNANIETVPVQVINTLGDKTYITGNLKPGDRLIASQTILIYQALNS; encoded by the coding sequence ATGAAGTCAATCCAATTTATTTCATATCCGGCTTTCATCATGATCATTCTGGTTGTTCTGCTGGGACAATCATGTAAAAGCCATCCAGTGGCGACAGATACATCGGCCTATATATTGCCGGACTCCATAGCAAAAATATTAAAGTATGACACGATAAAAGACTGTCCTTTGGTCAGGACAATATCACTTAGCGGCAAGGTCTCTTTCAATGAAGATAATGTAGTGAAAGTATATTCGGTAGTCAGTGGTAATTGCGAAAACATCAGGGTAATGCTGGGCGATTATGTGCATGCAGGCGAAATGCTGGGTAAAATCAAAAGCTCTGAAATGGCCGGATTCAGAAACGACCTGAATAATGCAAAAACCAACATGCAGGTTGCGAAAGAAAATCTGGATGCCACGCAAGGTATGTACAAGAGCGGTCTGGCGTCCCGTAAAGATATTATTATTGCCCAGGCAGCCTATGCACAAGCCGGGTCGGAATTGAACCATGCAAGGAGTGTGTTGAGTATCAATGGGGGGAATATGAATAATGACTACATCATTCGCTCTCCGATTGATGGATTTATTGTTGAAAAAAATATTACAAATGATATGGCTATCCGGGCAGATGATAATACAAACCTGTTTACCATTTCCGATCTTAAAAATGTATGGATTATCGCCAATGTTTATGAATCGAACATTAGCCAGATACATTTAAATGACAGCGTAAGGATTACTACGCTTGCCTATCCGGACAAAGTTTTCAAAGGGACAATCAATAAAATAATGAACGTATTGGATCCGACAAATAAAGTAATGAAGATCATTATCAAGTTGCCTAATCCGGGCTATTTATTGAAACCCGAAATGTTTGCCAATGTGGTTGTGATTAATCACGAACAACAGGAAGCACTGTGTGTGTCATCCTCTACAATTGTGTTTGACCACAGCCAGAATTATGTGTTGGTCTATCACAACAATGCCAATATCGAAACGGTTCCCGTTCAGGTGATCAACACACTGGGAGACAAAACATATATCACAGGTAATTTAAAACCCGGAGACCGATTGATTGCATCTCAAACCATTTTAATTTACCAGGCACTAAACAGCTAG
- a CDS encoding efflux RND transporter permease subunit has protein sequence MNKLLSKIISFSLKNKYVIFFATGLLIVVGVITFKNMPIEAFPDVTNTEITIITQWPGRSAEEVEKFVTVPIEIAMNPVQKKVSMRSTSIFGLSVIDMIFEDGVTDQFARTQVYDLLANADLPDGVEPSVQPPTGPTGEIFRYTLHSSVRSPRELKTMQDWIIDRQLRAVPGVGDVVSFGGMVKTYEIQADPGKLSTLGITPLDLYNAVSRSNINIGGDIITKNDQAYVVRGIGVLKDINSIKNIVVENNNGIPVLVKDVADVTESNLPRLGLVARSDAVYDKNGKRSVVDQGDVVEAIVVMRKGENPTKVIKAVEAKVDYLNKYVLPHDTKIVPYYNRQDLINYATHTVLHNMVEGILLVTLLVSLFMFNWRTTLIVSIIIPLSLLFAFICLNLMGMSANLLSLGAVDFGIIIDAAVIMVEGVFVALSNKAEEVGMAQFNKMTKTGLIKQHSIRLAKAIFFSKLIIISALIPIFSFQKVEGKMFSPLAYTLGFALLGALIITLTLVPVLIRLLLKKNVRERHNPVVHFLTEKMMKGFEYTYHHRKATLSIATLLIVVGLLSFKLLGSEFIPELNEGAIWLRAQLPYSASLNKSVEVSTQIRSIVMQFPQVKSVVSQTGRPDDGTDVTGFYNNEFDIQLYPESDWKPKISKDKLIDEMNKRLAVIPGVDFNFSQPISDNVEEAVSGVKGANCVKIFGDSLDYMENEADKICDILKTVRGISDLGVIKNIGQPELDIKLDQQKMAFYGVSPADANAVIEMAIGGKAATQLYEGIEKFDVRIRFPEEDRNTVNKIGNLMVPTLSGSKVPIKEIADISMKTGPCLIFRDGNERYSAVKFSVRDRDLGSAVNEARAKVNKAIKLKKGYSMVWQGDFQNQQRAEKRLAEVVPISLLLIFLLLFIMFGNLKDSGLVFLNVPFAIVGGITVLLLTHTNFSISAGIGFIALFGICILSGVLLITAFKNNLERFRGEKDALYLSVKTGVRTMTRPVMMTALMAAIGLLPAAISHGIGSESSRPLARVVIGGILFAMIFSLLVFPLIFAKAYKNAGRKRRHASEN, from the coding sequence ATGAACAAATTATTAAGCAAAATCATATCGTTTTCGCTGAAGAACAAATATGTTATCTTTTTTGCCACGGGATTGCTTATTGTTGTAGGGGTGATTACCTTTAAAAATATGCCGATTGAAGCATTCCCCGACGTGACCAACACTGAGATAACGATTATCACTCAATGGCCGGGACGAAGCGCAGAAGAAGTAGAGAAATTTGTTACCGTTCCGATTGAAATCGCAATGAATCCCGTTCAGAAAAAAGTAAGCATGCGGTCTACAAGTATTTTCGGATTGTCCGTCATTGATATGATATTCGAAGATGGCGTAACAGATCAATTTGCACGAACCCAGGTGTATGATTTATTGGCTAATGCCGATCTGCCTGATGGAGTAGAACCTTCGGTACAACCACCAACAGGTCCTACGGGAGAAATTTTCCGCTATACCCTACACAGTTCCGTCCGAAGTCCACGCGAACTAAAGACAATGCAGGACTGGATCATCGACCGGCAATTAAGAGCAGTTCCGGGAGTAGGCGATGTGGTCAGTTTTGGTGGCATGGTCAAGACATATGAAATACAGGCAGACCCCGGGAAACTCAGTACGCTTGGAATTACGCCTTTGGATCTGTACAATGCGGTAAGCAGAAGCAATATCAATATTGGAGGGGATATCATTACTAAAAACGATCAGGCTTACGTAGTGCGCGGCATCGGAGTGCTAAAAGATATAAACTCTATAAAAAACATTGTAGTTGAGAATAATAACGGTATTCCGGTTTTAGTGAAAGATGTTGCGGATGTCACAGAATCAAATCTTCCCCGTTTAGGACTGGTAGCCCGTTCGGATGCTGTGTATGATAAAAATGGCAAACGATCGGTAGTCGATCAGGGAGACGTAGTCGAAGCTATTGTGGTGATGCGGAAAGGGGAAAATCCCACCAAGGTGATCAAGGCCGTCGAAGCCAAGGTAGATTATCTGAACAAGTATGTTTTACCCCATGATACAAAGATTGTCCCCTACTACAACCGGCAAGACCTTATTAATTATGCCACACATACCGTATTGCATAATATGGTGGAAGGTATCCTGCTGGTGACTTTACTGGTATCGCTATTCATGTTTAACTGGCGTACAACACTCATTGTCTCCATCATCATTCCACTGTCCCTCCTCTTTGCCTTCATTTGTTTAAACCTCATGGGGATGAGTGCGAATCTGCTGTCTCTGGGAGCAGTAGACTTTGGTATTATTATTGATGCCGCAGTCATCATGGTCGAGGGGGTCTTTGTGGCATTAAGCAACAAAGCGGAAGAAGTTGGCATGGCTCAATTTAACAAGATGACCAAGACTGGATTGATAAAGCAGCATAGCATACGACTGGCAAAAGCCATTTTCTTCTCTAAACTTATTATCATAAGCGCATTAATCCCTATTTTCTCTTTTCAGAAAGTGGAAGGTAAAATGTTTTCTCCGTTGGCCTATACACTCGGATTTGCTTTATTGGGAGCATTAATCATCACATTGACACTGGTCCCGGTTTTAATACGCCTGTTATTGAAGAAAAATGTCAGGGAAAGGCATAATCCTGTTGTCCATTTTTTGACAGAGAAAATGATGAAAGGCTTTGAATATACCTACCACCATAGAAAAGCAACCCTTTCAATTGCTACCCTTCTGATTGTTGTTGGTTTATTGTCATTTAAACTTTTAGGATCAGAGTTTATACCCGAGTTAAACGAAGGAGCCATTTGGTTACGGGCTCAGTTGCCTTATTCGGCCTCCTTAAACAAATCGGTAGAAGTATCTACACAGATACGTTCCATTGTAATGCAGTTTCCCCAGGTGAAAAGCGTTGTTTCGCAAACGGGGCGTCCTGATGATGGTACCGATGTCACAGGGTTTTACAACAATGAGTTTGATATCCAACTTTATCCCGAATCGGATTGGAAACCCAAAATAAGCAAGGATAAACTGATAGACGAAATGAATAAACGACTTGCTGTAATCCCGGGTGTGGATTTCAATTTCTCGCAACCCATATCCGATAATGTCGAAGAAGCAGTGTCAGGAGTGAAAGGAGCCAACTGTGTGAAAATTTTCGGAGACTCTTTGGATTATATGGAAAATGAAGCAGACAAGATATGTGACATACTGAAAACCGTCAGGGGCATTTCCGACCTGGGAGTTATTAAAAACATAGGACAACCCGAATTGGATATTAAACTCGATCAACAAAAAATGGCATTTTATGGAGTGTCGCCAGCCGATGCCAATGCTGTGATTGAAATGGCTATTGGCGGGAAAGCGGCAACGCAATTATATGAAGGAATCGAAAAGTTCGATGTCAGAATACGATTTCCGGAGGAAGATAGAAATACGGTAAACAAAATCGGGAATCTTATGGTGCCAACATTAAGTGGCTCTAAAGTACCCATAAAAGAAATTGCCGACATTTCCATGAAAACTGGCCCCTGTTTAATTTTCAGGGATGGCAATGAACGTTATTCTGCCGTCAAGTTCTCCGTTCGCGACAGGGACTTGGGTAGCGCAGTCAATGAAGCCAGGGCTAAGGTAAATAAGGCAATCAAACTGAAAAAAGGATATTCAATGGTTTGGCAGGGAGATTTTCAGAATCAACAACGTGCGGAGAAGCGGCTGGCCGAAGTTGTTCCTATAAGCCTGCTTTTGATCTTCCTGTTGTTGTTTATCATGTTTGGCAACCTGAAAGACTCCGGTCTGGTATTTCTTAATGTTCCCTTTGCAATCGTCGGAGGTATTACCGTTCTTCTGTTGACACATACGAACTTCAGTATTTCAGCAGGAATAGGATTTATTGCTCTGTTTGGCATTTGTATTCTCAGCGGGGTATTGTTGATTACGGCCTTTAAAAACAACCTTGAAAGATTCAGGGGAGAGAAAGACGCCCTGTATCTCTCTGTTAAAACAGGGGTAAGAACAATGACACGTCCCGTCATGATGACTGCTTTAATGGCCGCCATCGGATTGTTACCTGCCGCCATTTCACATGGCATTGGATCGGAAAGTTCACGTCCCCTGGCAAGAGTTGTAATCGGAGGCATTTTATTTGCAATGATATTTTCATTACTGGTCTTTCCGCTCATTTTTGCTAAAGCATATAAAAATGCAGGACGGAAACGCCGCCATGCATCTGAAAATTGA
- a CDS encoding metallophosphoesterase family protein: MTTIGVLSDTHNYLDPRVFTHFAACDEIWHAGDIGSLHIVDELMAFKPLRAVHGNIDGYDIRHVCPMFLRFTCEKVNVLLTHIGGYPNHYSPEAKALLRTEIPDMFVCGHSHILKVQYDQHLKMLTVNPGAAGRYGFHKVQTLLRFVIDGKDIRDMEVIELSLHVQETK; this comes from the coding sequence ATGACTACTATAGGAGTACTTTCTGACACACATAATTATCTTGATCCACGGGTATTTACCCATTTTGCGGCCTGTGATGAAATCTGGCACGCAGGAGATATTGGTTCGTTACACATTGTGGATGAACTGATGGCATTCAAGCCACTCCGTGCTGTTCATGGCAACATCGACGGATACGATATACGCCATGTATGCCCCATGTTTTTACGTTTTACATGCGAAAAGGTCAACGTGCTCCTGACACACATCGGGGGATATCCCAATCACTACAGCCCTGAAGCCAAAGCCCTGCTACGCACTGAAATACCCGACATGTTCGTATGTGGGCATTCTCACATTCTCAAGGTACAATATGACCAGCATCTTAAAATGCTTACGGTTAATCCGGGAGCTGCCGGAAGGTATGGCTTTCATAAAGTACAAACACTCCTTCGCTTTGTGATCGATGGCAAAGATATCCGTGATATGGAAGTAATCGAATTGTCATTGCATGTTCAGGAAACGAAATAA
- a CDS encoding methylglyoxal synthase, producing the protein MHKQLTIALVAHDRRKADMVEWATYNAATLAQHKIICTGTTGGLIQKAFKDKGIEADVTRVNSGPMGGDAEIAALVAQKKIDLAIFLIDDLFAQPHEADIQMLLRQCRIHNVPIACNRYSADLMITSPLWDDENYKPVEAQYVPFSRKPSKKKKS; encoded by the coding sequence ATGCACAAACAATTGACCATTGCGCTTGTGGCTCATGACAGACGCAAAGCAGACATGGTAGAATGGGCAACGTATAATGCTGCCACTCTTGCCCAGCACAAAATTATTTGTACCGGCACTACCGGAGGGTTAATTCAAAAGGCATTCAAAGATAAAGGCATTGAAGCAGACGTTACCAGGGTCAATTCAGGTCCAATGGGCGGAGATGCTGAAATTGCAGCACTTGTGGCTCAGAAAAAGATCGATTTGGCTATTTTCCTGATTGATGACCTTTTTGCCCAGCCTCATGAAGCTGATATCCAGATGTTACTTCGCCAGTGCCGTATACACAATGTACCTATAGCATGTAATCGATACAGTGCTGATCTCATGATTACCAGTCCACTATGGGATGATGAGAATTATAAACCGGTTGAAGCACAATATGTGCCGTTCAGCCGTAAGCCCTCTAAGAAAAAGAAATCATAA
- the leuB gene encoding 3-isopropylmalate dehydrogenase — translation MQLNIAVLPGDGIGPEITQTALEVTKVVANKFGHQLTYEFGLVGACAIDKTGNPYPPETHTLCMNSDAVLFGAIGDPRFDNNPSAKVRPEQGLLAMRKQLGLYANIRPVTTFPSLLHKSPLRSDLIQDADLMCIRELTGGIYFGKPQGRSEDGNSAVDTCTYSREEIERIVRLAFQYAQKRRKKLTIVDKANVLETSRLWRETSQRLEKDYPDVTTEYMFVDNAAMQLIQWPKRFDVLVTENMFGDILTDEASVITGSLGMLPSASIGIHTSVFEPIHGSYPQAAGKNIANPLATILSAALMFEYAFNLMEEGALIRKAVDASLEAGYVTEDICTNGQPRSTSDVGEWIVRYIQSQTE, via the coding sequence ATGCAATTGAACATCGCTGTACTGCCCGGTGACGGCATCGGGCCTGAAATTACTCAAACTGCGTTAGAAGTAACCAAAGTCGTAGCTAATAAATTCGGACATCAACTTACATATGAATTCGGATTGGTAGGAGCATGCGCCATCGACAAAACAGGAAATCCTTATCCACCTGAGACGCACACTTTATGTATGAATTCCGATGCAGTACTCTTTGGCGCTATTGGTGATCCCCGTTTTGACAACAATCCTTCGGCTAAGGTTCGCCCGGAACAAGGATTGCTCGCAATGCGTAAACAACTGGGTTTGTATGCTAATATACGCCCCGTCACCACATTCCCTTCTTTATTGCATAAATCGCCATTACGTTCTGATTTAATTCAGGATGCCGATTTGATGTGCATCCGTGAACTTACCGGTGGAATCTATTTCGGGAAACCGCAAGGAAGATCGGAAGATGGCAACAGTGCCGTAGACACATGCACCTATTCGCGCGAAGAGATAGAACGCATTGTCCGGCTGGCATTTCAATATGCACAAAAACGACGTAAAAAACTAACCATCGTGGATAAAGCCAACGTGTTGGAAACATCACGGCTTTGGAGAGAAACATCGCAACGGCTCGAAAAGGATTATCCCGATGTAACGACTGAATATATGTTCGTGGACAATGCCGCCATGCAGCTTATTCAATGGCCAAAACGATTTGATGTGCTGGTAACGGAAAACATGTTCGGTGATATTCTTACCGACGAGGCCTCTGTTATCACCGGATCGTTAGGTATGCTACCATCCGCTTCCATAGGAATTCATACTTCGGTATTCGAGCCAATTCATGGTTCATATCCGCAAGCTGCAGGAAAAAACATTGCCAATCCGTTAGCAACCATCCTTTCGGCTGCACTTATGTTTGAATATGCATTCAACCTGATGGAAGAAGGAGCTTTGATACGTAAAGCCGTTGACGCTTCGCTGGAAGCAGGCTATGTAACAGAAGATATTTGCACAAACGGACAACCCCGTTCCACCTCGGATGTAGGAGAATGGATTGTCAGGTATATTCAATCACAAACTGAGTGA
- a CDS encoding type ISP restriction/modification enzyme — MVEQFVREMQAKLASKDDQKTAFSSFFRTFLASFQPGTTVISIDQPATPSLPAWQVKYNNQLIGYIDILLSKPACPESEEDLSVREYIATFDNLLLLNSHEFRLYRQGKMFMQADISVSLFDALPEEANSGLHQLPEKVLSDFFRFRTKQAASATELATAAAKWAQRLSKYIQRIFANNIQEDTPFASLLETIQKKIDPTLTSQQFADQYAQAFILHTLQPTAFINPPAPGIHHDNAGNQWDEVEQSFQDQTCYALHIVEDEIKPLIGNDSLKAWWDKTVATQRTSERFIDFYRMFRSSFDDAFTFRNGIDETTYPLANYITKAVHQLVKTQLLCYNGLADERIRVIHPASSFCNLMNELMKLTARTYINQFGFRRQPQLFEQHIQPHFIAFEHRLDAFAWGAVNTHFVAADTPFIVPDQPFQHFLLSPFFQETKFWHEAPSDSEYASTFAAISEQPLPIIICNTFQLYETPLFNKQLAMMMQKNPLNLPRFSEVEGKQFPTLQPGSLQESMVAMIWISQYFMTQHGQGVSALIVPQKLLHHPDFRGVRSSLMQTMNEIYILDLHGSAMHDEHVPDGSHDEHVFDDDQGVAVLFLVKRIQQSTCKIYHADLLGSRYVKENWLKHTDFELYTYQPINPSSPHYVFSPYDIHAKQSYQAWKSLNEIMPAYETLPMLTENIWIDEDKTQLIERLLDRQAKQQRFMRYSTASKEEKTAKDFEKQIISIQTGLFEEKFVYIPDDATSEEYNRIAHHFEHANKALVVSQNVIPGKGDLIFSVFAVNHFVTHPFLSTRPIIGEYLFPLHLYQTTNATETQPVQTVLSLFEQEENYVQSTFNFDKNLLKQLATGYSKKVDAGMLFDYLYAILWSNHYKAIAAQHQTNSIPRIPFPMDRAIFDQLALKGRQCMQLHLQNSFSGIKNHAPQYNASSDNNRIERMFFVEKESAVYINSTNYFAPVSVKQWQFAIGDNLLLHQVLSGKAILTEPLIQQFCATASYITDNLHLIDQIDGLFDEAIITTFSFNG, encoded by the coding sequence ATGGTTGAGCAATTTGTACGCGAAATGCAAGCCAAACTGGCAAGTAAAGATGATCAAAAAACAGCGTTTTCGTCGTTTTTCAGGACATTTCTGGCCTCTTTTCAACCTGGTACCACCGTCATTTCCATCGATCAACCAGCAACGCCTTCCTTACCTGCCTGGCAGGTAAAATACAATAATCAGCTGATTGGCTACATTGATATCCTTCTCTCGAAACCTGCTTGTCCGGAATCAGAAGAAGACCTTTCTGTCAGGGAATACATTGCTACATTCGACAATCTGCTACTTCTGAACTCGCACGAGTTCAGGTTATACCGGCAAGGAAAAATGTTCATGCAGGCAGATATATCTGTTTCGCTGTTTGATGCACTACCGGAAGAGGCAAACTCAGGATTGCATCAATTGCCGGAAAAAGTGTTGTCCGATTTTTTCCGTTTTAGGACAAAGCAGGCTGCATCGGCCACAGAATTGGCAACAGCTGCTGCCAAATGGGCACAACGGCTTTCAAAATATATCCAACGAATTTTTGCCAACAATATACAGGAGGATACACCATTTGCCTCGCTATTGGAAACGATTCAAAAAAAGATTGATCCTACCCTTACATCCCAACAGTTCGCCGATCAGTATGCACAGGCTTTCATCCTGCATACGTTACAACCTACTGCATTTATCAATCCTCCCGCGCCGGGTATCCATCATGACAATGCCGGCAATCAATGGGATGAAGTAGAGCAAAGTTTCCAGGATCAAACATGCTATGCTTTACATATTGTAGAAGATGAGATCAAGCCTTTGATCGGGAATGATTCACTTAAGGCATGGTGGGATAAAACCGTTGCAACACAAAGGACATCAGAACGATTTATTGATTTTTACAGGATGTTCCGCAGCAGTTTTGATGATGCATTTACGTTTCGTAATGGTATTGATGAAACAACTTATCCATTGGCAAATTATATTACAAAAGCAGTGCATCAGCTGGTTAAAACCCAGCTTTTATGCTACAATGGACTGGCTGATGAACGCATTCGTGTGATTCATCCGGCAAGCTCATTCTGCAATCTGATGAATGAGCTAATGAAACTAACCGCACGGACATATATTAATCAATTTGGATTCCGTCGCCAGCCACAACTTTTTGAACAACACATACAACCTCACTTTATAGCCTTCGAACATCGCCTTGATGCATTTGCATGGGGCGCTGTCAATACCCATTTTGTAGCAGCAGATACTCCTTTTATTGTGCCTGATCAGCCTTTTCAGCATTTTTTGTTGTCTCCTTTTTTTCAGGAAACCAAATTCTGGCATGAAGCACCATCAGATTCTGAATATGCGTCAACATTTGCTGCAATCTCGGAACAACCATTGCCAATCATCATTTGTAATACATTCCAATTGTACGAAACGCCACTTTTCAACAAACAACTGGCAATGATGATGCAGAAAAATCCATTGAACCTGCCACGTTTTTCTGAAGTGGAAGGCAAACAATTTCCGACATTACAACCCGGATCGCTACAGGAATCAATGGTAGCCATGATTTGGATCAGCCAATATTTCATGACGCAACACGGACAAGGCGTATCAGCATTAATTGTTCCACAGAAATTGTTGCACCATCCTGACTTCCGGGGTGTACGGTCTAGCCTAATGCAAACCATGAATGAAATCTATATTCTGGATTTACACGGTAGCGCAATGCACGATGAACATGTACCCGATGGAAGCCATGATGAACATGTCTTTGATGACGATCAGGGAGTTGCAGTCCTCTTTTTAGTAAAACGTATCCAGCAATCAACCTGTAAAATATATCATGCTGATTTGCTAGGATCACGCTATGTAAAAGAGAATTGGTTGAAACATACGGATTTCGAATTATATACTTATCAGCCAATCAATCCTTCATCACCACACTATGTTTTTTCTCCCTATGATATTCATGCCAAACAATCGTACCAGGCATGGAAATCGTTGAATGAGATCATGCCAGCATACGAAACATTACCTATGCTTACCGAAAACATTTGGATTGATGAGGATAAAACACAACTTATCGAAAGATTGCTCGACCGGCAAGCAAAGCAACAGCGTTTTATGCGCTATTCAACTGCTTCAAAAGAGGAAAAAACAGCAAAGGATTTTGAAAAACAAATCATTTCGATCCAGACAGGCCTTTTCGAGGAAAAGTTTGTATATATACCAGATGATGCCACGTCGGAAGAATATAATCGGATAGCCCATCATTTTGAGCATGCCAATAAAGCATTAGTGGTATCACAAAATGTAATCCCGGGGAAAGGAGATCTGATTTTTTCAGTCTTTGCCGTCAATCATTTTGTGACACATCCGTTTTTATCAACACGTCCTATCATTGGAGAATATCTTTTCCCTTTACATTTGTACCAAACCACAAATGCAACAGAAACACAACCTGTTCAAACTGTTCTTTCGTTGTTTGAACAGGAGGAGAATTATGTGCAAAGCACCTTCAACTTTGACAAAAACTTACTCAAACAATTAGCTACAGGCTATAGCAAAAAAGTGGATGCCGGCATGCTTTTTGATTATCTTTATGCCATTCTGTGGAGCAATCATTATAAAGCTATTGCGGCACAACACCAAACCAATTCTATCCCCAGAATACCATTTCCTATGGATCGTGCCATTTTTGACCAATTGGCATTAAAAGGACGACAATGTATGCAACTGCATCTTCAAAATTCATTTTCAGGGATAAAAAATCACGCACCACAATACAATGCCAGCTCAGATAATAACAGAATCGAACGCATGTTTTTTGTTGAAAAAGAGTCGGCAGTATATATCAATTCGACCAACTATTTTGCACCAGTTTCAGTGAAACAATGGCAATTCGCCATTGGAGATAACCTGTTGTTGCATCAGGTATTATCAGGAAAAGCCATTCTGACCGAACCGTTAATACAACAATTTTGTGCTACAGCATCGTACATTACAGATAATCTTCACCTTATAGATCAAATCGATGGATTGTTTGACGAAGCAATCATAACCACGTTCAGCTTTAATGGCTGA